One segment of Thermosulfurimonas sp. F29 DNA contains the following:
- a CDS encoding ATP-binding protein encodes MRERLDRRLARLLGRAYSWPLSRVHREILKSLKEFTGSEFAAIGLWDEHKKCWYFPDFSDPLYKDCKLGGVTRLRRLRGVFEKALNEGSTYISNHLERDPHYRGIPPGHVPIKRIAIRPILRGKKPRGILVVANAPQKYGRYEKEALEKIACLYALFLEARGRENDLYPGNFFFENGIVETQRAKTLNILVGNLAHKFNNLLNVIWASLEFTKMKKERSGLEPFLKKAELATQELSHLVKQLLLYARGECLGKRLVRLHEFLPEVFRFLSTILPLHIKLITRVPRNLPAVRIDPIALEHVLVNLVVNAAEAYGKEPGTVTIRLEVTENHRHLRKARGRYRVRLCSGVPASRWVAIRVKDRGPGIPPEALAKITEPFYSTKGLGRGLGLAAVRNIVWAHDGCLSIYSRPGEGTLFKVLLPVNGDEEESAEKESGHENPSG; translated from the coding sequence TTGCGTGAACGTTTGGACAGGCGCCTGGCCAGATTGCTCGGGAGGGCATATTCATGGCCTCTTTCAAGGGTTCATCGAGAAATTCTTAAGTCCCTCAAAGAATTTACCGGAAGTGAATTTGCAGCCATAGGTCTCTGGGATGAACACAAGAAATGCTGGTATTTTCCGGATTTTTCCGATCCTCTTTACAAGGATTGCAAGCTGGGTGGAGTGACCAGACTCAGGCGACTTAGAGGAGTGTTTGAAAAGGCTCTGAATGAGGGGAGTACTTACATAAGCAATCATCTGGAAAGAGATCCACACTACAGGGGCATTCCTCCGGGACATGTACCCATCAAGAGGATTGCCATTCGGCCGATTCTCCGGGGAAAAAAGCCCCGTGGAATTCTGGTGGTAGCCAATGCTCCTCAAAAATATGGTCGTTACGAGAAAGAGGCCCTGGAAAAGATTGCCTGTCTGTATGCACTCTTTCTGGAGGCCCGGGGGCGAGAGAACGATCTGTATCCGGGAAATTTTTTCTTCGAAAACGGTATCGTGGAAACCCAGAGAGCCAAAACGCTGAATATTCTGGTGGGCAATCTGGCCCACAAGTTTAACAATCTATTAAATGTGATCTGGGCCTCCCTTGAATTTACGAAAATGAAAAAGGAGAGATCCGGTCTTGAACCCTTTCTAAAGAAGGCCGAACTCGCCACCCAGGAACTCTCGCACTTGGTAAAGCAGCTTCTCCTTTATGCCCGGGGTGAATGTCTGGGGAAGAGACTGGTGAGGCTTCATGAATTTCTGCCGGAGGTCTTTCGTTTTCTGTCCACCATCCTTCCCCTGCACATAAAACTGATTACCCGGGTGCCCCGAAATCTTCCCGCGGTGCGCATTGATCCCATAGCCCTAGAACATGTGCTGGTGAATCTGGTGGTGAATGCGGCGGAGGCCTACGGTAAAGAGCCGGGCACGGTCACCATCAGGCTTGAGGTGACCGAGAACCACCGCCACCTGCGAAAGGCCCGGGGAAGGTACAGGGTGCGTCTTTGCAGCGGGGTCCCGGCGAGCCGGTGGGTGGCCATAAGGGTGAAGGACCGTGGGCCCGGAATTCCTCCCGAGGCCCTGGCCAAAATCACTGAACCCTTTTATTCCACCAAGGGGCTGGGGCGGGGGCTGGGGCTCGCCGCGGTGCGCAACATCGTCTGGGCCCACGACGGATGCCTTTCCATATATTCCCGTCCCGGAGAGGGCACCCTTTTCAAGGTCCTCCTTCCGGTAAACGGCGACGAAGAAGAAAGTGCGGAAAAGGAGTCCGGTCATGAAAATCCTTCTGGTTGA
- a CDS encoding nucleotidyltransferase domain-containing protein, whose product MNYRELYFRFLERLAEEIKRYYGKRLVSLAVFGSVARGTFRPDSDVDLLLVVRDLPRGRRARVEEFIEGVEEPLERKEHFLPEISPVIKTPEEVRLGSPLFLDLTEEALILYDEKDFLRNYLAELRDRLKRLGARRVQRGGSRYWILKPDYRPGEVIEL is encoded by the coding sequence ATGAACTATCGCGAGCTCTACTTTCGCTTTCTGGAACGCCTGGCCGAGGAGATAAAGCGTTATTACGGCAAACGGCTGGTTTCCCTTGCGGTCTTCGGGTCGGTGGCGCGAGGGACCTTTCGCCCGGACTCCGATGTGGATCTCCTTCTGGTGGTTCGGGATCTTCCCCGGGGAAGACGGGCCCGGGTGGAGGAGTTCATAGAAGGGGTGGAGGAACCCCTGGAAAGGAAAGAACACTTCCTTCCCGAGATTTCACCGGTAATAAAGACCCCGGAGGAGGTGAGGCTCGGTAGCCCTCTCTTTCTGGATCTTACGGAGGAGGCCCTTATTCTTTACGACGAAAAGGACTTCCTGAGAAACTACCTCGCGGAATTGAGGGACCGGTTGAAACGCCTGGGGGCCCGACGGGTGCAGCGGGGAGGTTCCCGTTACTGGATCCTCAAACCGGATTATCGTCCGGGGGAGGTCATTGAGCTGTGA
- a CDS encoding glycosyltransferase produces MKYLLLAFLGSTILNVLVIRLFRLEAFCDSCEGVQKFHRGSVPRVGGVCIYLALWGAGGLFALAGKPFAREFLLFLVAALPVFLSGLAEDVTKGVGPGWRLLAGFLSGALACLLVSARIPRVEVPGFDLLLRHPWFSLLFTAFAVAGVSHAFNIIDGFNGLASGVAMMVFGAYAYVAFLLHDQFLTYLGLVMLFATLGFFLWNYPFGFIFLGDGGAYLLGYGAAVCGVLLVARHPQVSPWFPLVLVIYPVWETLFSIYRKKFLRGISPAFPDGLHFHMLIYKRLVKLTFGSELEALKRNAFTSPYLWIMQLVCVGPGVLFWRNTTVLVLFVLGFVAFYTWLYFRIVRFRTPGFLRKIFVRGG; encoded by the coding sequence ATGAAATATCTTCTTCTGGCCTTTCTGGGGAGCACTATCCTCAATGTGCTGGTCATTCGCCTGTTTCGTCTGGAGGCGTTCTGTGATTCCTGCGAAGGGGTACAGAAGTTTCACCGGGGTTCGGTGCCCCGGGTGGGAGGGGTGTGCATCTATCTCGCGCTGTGGGGGGCAGGGGGGCTCTTCGCCCTGGCGGGAAAGCCCTTCGCCCGGGAGTTCCTCCTTTTTCTGGTTGCGGCCCTTCCGGTCTTCCTGAGCGGGCTTGCGGAGGATGTTACCAAGGGGGTGGGACCGGGATGGCGACTGCTTGCGGGCTTTCTCTCCGGGGCCCTGGCCTGCCTCCTGGTTTCGGCCCGGATACCCCGGGTGGAGGTGCCGGGGTTCGACCTCCTCCTCCGGCACCCCTGGTTTTCCCTCCTCTTTACCGCCTTTGCCGTGGCCGGGGTGAGCCACGCCTTCAACATCATCGACGGCTTCAACGGCCTGGCCTCCGGGGTGGCCATGATGGTCTTCGGAGCCTACGCCTATGTGGCTTTCCTGCTTCACGACCAGTTTCTGACCTATCTGGGGCTGGTGATGCTCTTTGCCACCCTGGGCTTTTTCCTCTGGAATTATCCCTTCGGGTTCATCTTCCTGGGAGACGGCGGGGCCTATCTCCTGGGTTACGGCGCCGCGGTCTGCGGGGTGCTGCTGGTGGCCAGACATCCGCAGGTGTCCCCCTGGTTTCCGCTGGTGCTGGTAATCTATCCGGTGTGGGAGACCCTTTTCTCCATTTACCGTAAAAAATTTTTGAGGGGGATTTCCCCAGCCTTTCCAGACGGGCTACACTTTCACATGTTGATTTATAAAAGATTGGTCAAACTTACCTTCGGGAGCGAGCTGGAGGCCCTTAAAAGAAACGCCTTCACCTCCCCCTATCTGTGGATTATGCAGCTCGTGTGCGTGGGGCCGGGGGTGCTTTTCTGGAGGAATACGACGGTGCTCGTGCTCTTCGTCCTCGGCTTTGTGGCCTTTTACACCTGGCTTTACTTTCGGATCGTGCGGTTCAGAACCCCCGGGTTTTTGAGAAAAATTTTCGTACGAGGAGGTTGA
- the ndk gene encoding nucleoside-diphosphate kinase, whose protein sequence is MERTLSLIKPDGVSRNLVGEVIRFFEKAGLRVVALKMLRLTKEEAAEFYSVHRDKPFFDSLTDYMSSGPIVALVLEGENAISRCREIMGATNPAEAAEGTIRRAFGLDKEKNTVHGSDSPESAAREIAFFFSERELLAGKR, encoded by the coding sequence ATGGAGCGGACGCTCTCTTTAATCAAGCCCGATGGTGTTTCCCGGAATCTGGTTGGAGAAGTTATTCGTTTTTTTGAGAAGGCGGGGCTCAGGGTGGTGGCCCTGAAGATGTTACGCCTTACCAAGGAGGAGGCCGCCGAGTTCTACAGCGTCCACAGGGACAAACCCTTCTTCGACAGCCTCACGGACTACATGTCTTCGGGGCCCATCGTGGCCCTGGTCCTCGAGGGGGAAAACGCCATCTCCCGCTGCCGGGAGATCATGGGAGCAACCAATCCCGCCGAGGCCGCCGAGGGCACCATTCGCAGGGCCTTCGGGCTCGACAAGGAGAAAAACACCGTCCACGGCTCGGACAGTCCCGAGTCCGCCGCCAGGGAAATAGCCTTCTTCTTCAGCGAACGGGAGCTCCTTGCGGGAAAGAGATGA
- the rfbD gene encoding dTDP-4-dehydrorhamnose reductase: protein MRIALLGARGQLGSELVKTRPEGVELFPLTRSEVDVTDGKRVDALLSEVRPDLILNATAYVKVDQAEDEPEKAFAVNAVGVKNLVDVCLKTGSVLVHISTDYVFDGKKGEIGKPYTEEDRPNPINIYGISKYAGELVVRNYLERYYIVRVAGLYGRAGTSGKGGNFVYTILRKARAGEPLRVVNDTFVSPTYALDAARKIWEIILDERPYGTYHVTNGGWCSWYEFACRILEFAGLEAEIRPVKHTEFPTRARRPLWSPLESVRGVAMRPWEEALRDFIREIV from the coding sequence GTGAGAATAGCTCTTCTGGGCGCCAGGGGGCAGCTGGGGAGCGAGCTGGTTAAAACGAGGCCGGAGGGGGTGGAGCTTTTCCCTCTTACCAGAAGTGAGGTGGATGTTACGGACGGCAAGCGGGTTGATGCGCTACTTTCGGAGGTGAGGCCGGATCTAATTCTCAACGCCACCGCTTATGTTAAGGTGGATCAGGCCGAGGACGAGCCGGAGAAGGCCTTTGCGGTCAACGCCGTTGGGGTCAAGAATCTGGTGGATGTCTGCCTCAAAACGGGTTCCGTTCTGGTTCACATCAGCACCGACTATGTGTTTGACGGGAAGAAAGGAGAGATCGGGAAACCGTATACCGAGGAGGATCGGCCAAATCCGATAAATATTTACGGCATCTCAAAGTATGCGGGGGAGCTCGTGGTTCGGAATTACCTCGAACGCTATTACATAGTGCGCGTGGCCGGTCTTTACGGCAGGGCCGGGACCAGCGGAAAGGGGGGAAATTTCGTCTATACGATCCTTCGAAAGGCCCGGGCCGGCGAGCCCTTAAGGGTGGTGAACGACACCTTCGTGTCTCCCACCTACGCCCTGGATGCCGCCCGAAAAATATGGGAAATTATTCTCGATGAGAGACCCTACGGCACTTATCATGTGACCAACGGGGGATGGTGCAGCTGGTACGAATTTGCGTGCAGGATTCTGGAGTTCGCCGGGCTTGAGGCGGAGATAAGGCCGGTGAAACACACGGAGTTTCCGACCAGGGCCAGGCGCCCGCTCTGGAGCCCGCTCGAGAGCGTGAGGGGCGTGGCGATGAGGCCCTGGGAGGAGGCCCTCCGGGACTTCATCCGGGAGATCGTATGA
- the glnA gene encoding type I glutamate--ammonia ligase — protein sequence MTPKEVLEFARKNGVKMVDLKFLDLPGIWQHFSVPIEQLTEESFEEGFGFDGSSIRGWQEIHESDMIVVPDPATAVLDPFFEVPTLTLICNVVDPITREPYSRDPRYVAQKAEAYLKSTGIGDTAYFGPEAEFFIFDDIRYDSAANYSYYFVDSIEGIWNSGREENPNLGYKPRHKEGYFPVPPSDKFQDMRTEMTLYLQKVGIEVECHHHEVATAGQAEIDMRFAPLVKMGDNLMWFKYILKNVAYKHGKTVTFMPKPIFGDNGSGMHTHFSIWKGDTNVFAGDRYAGLSEIALYAIGGILKHCRAICAFTNPTTNSYKRLTPGFEAPVNLCYSSRNRSAAIRIPMYSPNPKAKRIEFRTPDPSCNGYLAFAAMLMAALDGIENRIDPGDPMDKDLYSLPPEELKNIPTTPATLEEALQALEEDHDFLLKGGVFTEDLIETWIKYKRENEADQVRLRPHPYEFYLYFDI from the coding sequence ATGACGCCCAAGGAGGTACTGGAGTTTGCCCGCAAGAACGGTGTGAAGATGGTGGATCTCAAGTTTCTGGATCTTCCCGGTATCTGGCAGCACTTCAGCGTGCCCATCGAGCAGCTCACCGAGGAGTCCTTTGAGGAGGGATTCGGTTTCGACGGTTCCTCCATCCGGGGCTGGCAGGAGATCCACGAAAGCGACATGATCGTGGTCCCGGATCCCGCCACGGCGGTGCTGGATCCCTTCTTCGAGGTTCCCACCCTAACCCTTATATGCAATGTGGTGGATCCCATCACCCGGGAGCCCTATTCCCGGGATCCCCGGTATGTGGCCCAGAAGGCCGAGGCCTATCTCAAGAGCACGGGTATCGGCGACACCGCCTACTTTGGCCCCGAGGCGGAATTCTTCATCTTTGACGACATTCGCTACGACTCCGCGGCCAACTACAGTTATTACTTCGTGGACTCCATAGAGGGCATCTGGAACTCCGGTCGAGAGGAAAACCCCAATCTGGGCTACAAGCCCCGGCACAAGGAGGGATACTTCCCGGTGCCGCCCTCGGACAAGTTTCAGGACATGCGCACCGAGATGACCCTCTACCTTCAGAAGGTGGGCATTGAAGTGGAGTGTCATCACCACGAGGTGGCCACAGCCGGTCAGGCCGAGATCGACATGCGGTTCGCTCCGCTGGTCAAAATGGGCGACAACCTCATGTGGTTCAAGTACATCCTCAAGAATGTAGCCTACAAGCACGGCAAGACCGTGACCTTCATGCCCAAACCCATCTTCGGGGACAACGGTTCCGGTATGCATACCCATTTCAGCATCTGGAAGGGAGACACCAATGTGTTCGCCGGTGATCGGTATGCGGGGCTTTCCGAGATCGCCCTCTACGCCATCGGTGGAATCCTGAAACACTGTCGGGCCATCTGCGCCTTCACCAATCCCACCACCAACTCTTACAAACGGCTCACCCCGGGCTTTGAGGCCCCGGTAAACCTCTGCTACTCCAGCCGGAACCGTTCCGCGGCCATCCGGATTCCCATGTACAGCCCCAATCCCAAGGCCAAGCGTATTGAGTTCCGGACCCCGGATCCCTCCTGTAACGGATACCTCGCTTTTGCGGCCATGCTGATGGCGGCTCTCGACGGTATCGAGAACCGGATTGATCCCGGTGACCCCATGGACAAGGATCTCTACAGCCTGCCGCCGGAGGAACTCAAGAACATCCCCACCACTCCGGCCACCTTGGAGGAGGCCCTCCAGGCCCTGGAGGAGGACCATGACTTTCTCCTCAAGGGAGGGGTCTTCACCGAGGACCTTATCGAGACCTGGATCAAGTACAAGCGGGAGAACGAGGCCGATCAGGTCCGGCTCCGTCCGCACCCCTACGAGTTCTATCTCTACTTCGACATCTAA
- a CDS encoding response regulator, producing MKILLVDDETLLGETLRELLELVGHEVFYTDHARKAQDILRERGHEIELAIVDVILPEISGPELVVWIRKHYPHIRILCITGYTPTPEPEPCGSGVPVLFKPFGLEELKPYLMH from the coding sequence ATGAAAATCCTTCTGGTTGATGACGAGACCCTGCTGGGAGAAACCCTGAGGGAGTTGCTCGAACTTGTCGGACACGAGGTCTTTTATACGGACCACGCCCGCAAGGCTCAGGATATCCTCCGGGAGAGGGGGCACGAGATAGAATTGGCTATCGTGGATGTTATTCTACCCGAAATAAGCGGACCGGAGCTGGTGGTCTGGATAAGAAAACACTATCCTCACATAAGGATCCTCTGCATCACCGGCTATACCCCCACGCCGGAGCCGGAACCCTGCGGCTCGGGAGTTCCCGTCCTCTTCAAACCCTTCGGACTGGAGGAATTGAAACCCTACCTGATGCACTGA
- the thiL gene encoding thiamine-phosphate kinase, translating into MTEEGFLSFVKTFLYEKEGEVWARDEDCAVVEEADFFRLYTADALVEGVHFHRGYFSPYALGFKLAAVNLSDIAAMGGTPEWALLILGFSSPPEEDFVREFYRGLNEALETFGARLVGGDTVRSRELWAGLFLVGRAERPILRRGARPGDLIYVSRPLGAAAAALRYFREGRDPPKDLKKAHLFPEPEVELGRTLAGEGLPTAMMDLSDGLLLDLSRLCRINGVGARLRDIPVADGATLEEALSGGEDYALLFTVPPEKESRLRDLAPRVLPLGEISPEPGIFLGDRLLSPTGFDHFASPGPDGPEQL; encoded by the coding sequence ATGACCGAAGAGGGTTTCCTCTCCTTCGTAAAGACTTTTCTTTACGAAAAAGAGGGAGAGGTCTGGGCCAGGGACGAGGACTGTGCCGTGGTAGAGGAGGCGGATTTTTTTCGCCTCTACACCGCGGACGCCCTGGTGGAGGGTGTCCACTTCCACAGGGGATACTTCTCCCCCTATGCCCTAGGGTTCAAGCTTGCGGCGGTGAATCTCAGCGACATAGCCGCCATGGGGGGCACGCCGGAGTGGGCTCTCCTCATTCTGGGGTTTTCCTCCCCCCCGGAGGAGGACTTCGTCAGGGAATTTTATAGGGGGCTTAATGAGGCCCTTGAGACCTTCGGGGCGCGGCTCGTCGGTGGCGACACGGTGAGAAGCCGGGAGCTCTGGGCCGGGCTCTTTCTGGTGGGCCGGGCGGAAAGACCGATCCTGCGCCGGGGGGCGCGGCCGGGGGATCTCATCTATGTTTCGAGGCCTCTCGGGGCCGCGGCCGCGGCCCTGCGGTACTTCAGAGAGGGGCGGGATCCCCCGAAGGATCTAAAAAAAGCCCACCTTTTCCCGGAACCCGAGGTGGAGCTGGGCCGTACCCTCGCCGGGGAAGGACTTCCCACCGCCATGATGGACCTCTCCGACGGTCTCCTTCTGGACCTCTCCCGTCTCTGCAGGATAAACGGGGTGGGGGCCCGTCTGAGAGACATACCCGTGGCCGATGGGGCCACCCTGGAGGAAGCCCTATCCGGTGGGGAGGACTACGCCCTCCTTTTCACCGTGCCCCCCGAGAAGGAATCCCGGCTCAGGGATCTGGCCCCCCGCGTCCTTCCCTTGGGGGAAATCTCTCCCGAGCCCGGAATCTTCCTCGGAGACCGTCTTCTCTCCCCTACGGGCTTCGATCACTTCGCCTCCCCGGGCCCGGACGGTCCGGAGCAACTTTGA
- a CDS encoding HD domain-containing protein produces MPVEARTAETPVERERCFYFDRFVRRLWEPLFREREDLRERVALVALGGYGEGYLCAGSDVDLLFLHTGLPEKDLSLFVERLIYPLWDYRFEVTYRIFTPEEALHFALEDPTFLTALFFARLVYGAEPLFRELTEGFRRLVAGRAKEIYLRLRKFREARLKRLGEEIYFLEPHLKDGPGGIRDYQFLIWVGKIVFGVEDLSDMVRTGLFTPEEARRISEAISFVRRVRENLHHLCQRKEDRLFMEYQPELARCLGYTPDRTGTENFISDLFRAFAVIKEGVEDLIDAVEDLFFPENSRKIRFEAPVPSPAFLKRIFESQARRGLSFDRHLKKYLRGRSFREEEISELRKAFPLLLAEPFSLTMLRNLRSTGILYYLIPEFRRIHGKVQYDLYHLYALDEHLFLTVDALHSLKEERPELWEKVAARGRELYLAALLHDIAKGKPDHAAVGARESLNIIERFGLDKKSGEEVSFLIGNHLLLIDTALRRDLAEERVSEEIALKVRTPERLAALYLLTLADARATGPKALTSWKAELLEELYQKVRKLLESRETTNLAVKKETLLRKTPGDIAWSVPLHQLEIYELPILVRLCELVIRFLQENSDFVAEELVLQDGRSLFVVCRDRPGLLADLCGSLLAADFRIRRVRAFTWPQGVAVDEFRLEPLLPEADLKTWRSLLSEIFQGRVNLSDLMARKSGTFLHLGPKIKWKNGVEIKLDQKTSDFYTLLEIYTPEDPFLLYKIATIITQSGFVIGKALISEKEDMSAQILYLQTREGEKLSAGEAEELCQKIQKKLKEVAS; encoded by the coding sequence GTGCCGGTGGAAGCTCGCACCGCGGAAACTCCGGTAGAAAGAGAACGCTGTTTTTACTTTGATCGTTTCGTCAGGAGGTTATGGGAGCCTCTTTTCCGGGAACGGGAGGATCTGCGTGAGCGGGTGGCCCTGGTGGCCCTGGGAGGATACGGCGAGGGATATCTCTGTGCGGGTTCGGATGTGGACCTGCTCTTCCTCCATACCGGACTTCCGGAAAAGGATCTCTCCCTTTTCGTGGAGCGTCTGATCTATCCCCTGTGGGACTATCGCTTTGAGGTCACCTACCGGATATTCACCCCTGAGGAGGCCCTGCACTTTGCCCTGGAGGATCCCACCTTTCTAACCGCCCTTTTTTTCGCAAGGCTGGTCTACGGAGCCGAGCCCCTCTTCCGGGAACTTACGGAGGGATTCCGAAGGCTTGTCGCCGGAAGGGCCAAGGAAATCTATCTCCGCCTCAGAAAATTCCGGGAGGCCCGGCTGAAGCGCCTGGGGGAGGAAATCTACTTCCTTGAGCCCCATCTAAAGGACGGACCCGGGGGGATTCGGGATTACCAGTTCCTTATCTGGGTGGGAAAGATTGTGTTCGGGGTGGAAGATCTTTCCGACATGGTGCGTACAGGATTGTTCACTCCCGAGGAGGCCCGGCGTATTTCCGAGGCTATATCTTTCGTGAGAAGGGTAAGGGAAAACCTGCACCATCTCTGTCAGAGGAAAGAAGATCGTCTTTTTATGGAATATCAGCCGGAACTGGCCCGTTGTCTGGGATATACACCGGATCGCACCGGAACCGAAAACTTCATTTCGGATCTATTCCGGGCCTTTGCCGTGATAAAAGAAGGGGTGGAAGATCTTATCGATGCCGTGGAAGACCTCTTTTTCCCGGAAAATTCGAGAAAAATTCGCTTCGAGGCTCCGGTCCCGAGCCCCGCTTTTTTAAAGCGCATCTTCGAGAGCCAGGCCCGCAGGGGTCTTTCCTTTGACCGACATTTAAAGAAGTATCTCCGCGGACGAAGTTTTCGGGAGGAGGAAATCTCGGAACTCCGGAAGGCCTTTCCCCTCCTGCTCGCCGAGCCTTTCAGCCTTACCATGCTGAGGAATTTACGCTCCACCGGAATTCTTTACTACCTTATCCCGGAATTTCGCCGGATTCATGGCAAGGTACAGTACGATCTCTATCACCTCTATGCCCTGGATGAGCATCTGTTTCTCACTGTGGATGCGCTGCATTCCCTGAAAGAGGAAAGGCCGGAACTGTGGGAAAAGGTGGCGGCGAGGGGGCGGGAGCTTTACCTGGCCGCCTTACTTCACGACATTGCCAAGGGGAAGCCGGATCACGCTGCGGTGGGGGCCCGGGAATCCCTGAATATAATCGAACGGTTCGGCCTGGACAAAAAATCCGGCGAGGAAGTAAGTTTTCTCATCGGGAACCATCTGCTTCTCATAGACACGGCTCTCCGCCGGGATCTTGCCGAGGAAAGGGTTTCCGAGGAAATTGCCCTGAAGGTCAGGACTCCCGAAAGGCTGGCCGCCCTTTATCTTCTTACCCTCGCCGATGCCCGGGCTACCGGTCCGAAAGCCCTTACCTCCTGGAAGGCCGAGCTCCTGGAAGAGCTTTACCAGAAGGTCCGTAAGCTTCTGGAAAGTCGGGAAACCACAAATCTGGCGGTCAAAAAGGAAACTCTTCTCCGGAAAACCCCGGGGGATATTGCCTGGAGTGTGCCCCTTCACCAGCTCGAGATCTATGAACTCCCGATTCTGGTTCGTCTTTGCGAGCTGGTAATCCGATTTCTCCAGGAAAATTCTGATTTTGTAGCCGAGGAGCTTGTGCTTCAGGATGGCCGCAGCCTCTTTGTAGTCTGCCGTGATCGCCCCGGACTCCTTGCGGATCTCTGCGGCTCGCTCCTGGCAGCGGATTTTCGTATTCGCCGGGTCCGGGCCTTCACCTGGCCTCAGGGGGTGGCGGTGGACGAATTCCGGCTGGAACCCCTTCTCCCCGAGGCGGACCTTAAAACCTGGCGTTCCCTTCTGTCCGAAATTTTTCAAGGAAGAGTCAATCTTTCCGACCTTATGGCCCGCAAGTCCGGAACTTTTTTGCATTTAGGACCCAAAATAAAATGGAAAAACGGAGTGGAAATTAAATTGGACCAGAAAACCTCGGATTTTTATACTCTGCTGGAAATATATACCCCGGAAGACCCCTTCCTTCTTTATAAGATCGCTACTATAATCACGCAAAGCGGTTTCGTGATCGGTAAGGCCCTGATTTCGGAGAAGGAGGACATGTCGGCCCAGATCCTCTATCTCCAGACCCGGGAGGGGGAAAAGCTCTCGGCCGGAGAGGCCGAGGAGTTGTGCCAAAAAATCCAAAAAAAACTAAAGGAGGTTGCGTCATGA
- a CDS encoding cupin domain-containing protein, whose protein sequence is MAYFYRKEDIVFGPHPRFEGVGFALLVDRARDPRLSVSMLEIEPGVEIPVHTHDTQADSIYVLSGEGEAYLDGVWRRIGPGDYILVPPGEEHGVRNTGTEPLRLFIVHAPPLF, encoded by the coding sequence ATGGCCTACTTTTATCGAAAAGAGGACATAGTTTTCGGCCCTCATCCCAGGTTCGAGGGGGTGGGGTTCGCCCTGCTGGTGGACAGGGCCAGGGATCCGCGGCTCAGCGTCTCCATGCTGGAGATAGAACCCGGCGTGGAGATACCGGTTCACACCCACGATACCCAGGCGGACTCCATCTATGTGCTTTCCGGAGAGGGGGAGGCGTATCTCGATGGAGTCTGGCGCAGGATCGGCCCCGGGGACTACATTCTCGTTCCCCCTGGGGAGGAACACGGGGTGAGGAATACCGGCACCGAGCCGTTGCGGCTTTTCATCGTGCACGCGCCCCCGCTCTTTTAG
- a CDS encoding HEPN domain-containing protein, which produces MWCGRLRRLVELAEKAMLREAGIDPPRWHDVGKILLDNRHLFPEEIREDLPELARISRRLRKERELAFYGDVDFIPTEEYTREDALQAIEEARFVVEVAEKFIEPGKNRA; this is translated from the coding sequence ATGTGGTGCGGGAGGCTCAGGAGATTAGTGGAACTGGCCGAAAAGGCCATGCTCAGGGAGGCGGGCATAGATCCTCCCCGATGGCACGATGTGGGAAAGATTCTTCTCGATAACCGGCACCTCTTTCCCGAGGAGATCCGGGAGGACCTCCCGGAACTGGCCCGCATCTCCAGACGCCTTCGGAAGGAGAGGGAACTGGCCTTTTACGGGGATGTGGACTTTATCCCCACCGAGGAGTACACGCGGGAGGACGCCCTACAGGCCATAGAAGAGGCCCGCTTTGTGGTGGAAGTGGCCGAGAAGTTCATAGAACCCGGAAAAAACCGCGCCTAA